The following proteins are encoded in a genomic region of Nomascus leucogenys isolate Asia chromosome 17, Asia_NLE_v1, whole genome shotgun sequence:
- the C17H7orf65 gene encoding LOW QUALITY PROTEIN: uncharacterized protein C7orf65 homolog (The sequence of the model RefSeq protein was modified relative to this genomic sequence to represent the inferred CDS: substituted 1 base at 1 genomic stop codon) — protein sequence MRMAPTESTEGRRLWPGPREGGSGKETTSEKLSNLPRPHSYSAKRXYLTDAESFRGGPEAFQKCREVFRACWGSRELLFLFKATSEAGPAQNSCGITLEKAGGLEDTGSRRLSWAQCKVLYINGFTDPWKDAQAGTLIVSCKKGKGSPGREGRDKGS from the exons ATGAGGATGGCACCAACAGAGTCAACAGAAGGAAGACGGCTCTGGCCAGgccccagggagggaggcagcG GTAAGGAAACAacttcagagaagttaagcaacttgcccaggccacacagctatTCAGCAAAGAGGTGATATTTGA CTGATGCTGAGTCCTTCAGAGGAGGGCCTGAAGCATTCCAAAAATGCAGAGAAGTGTTCAGAGCCTGCTGGGGAAGCAGGGAGCTGCTATTCCTGTTCAAGGCAACCAGTGAGGCTGGACCTGCCCAGAATTCATGTGGAATCACCCTAGAGAAGGCTGGTGGCTTGGAAGACACTGGATCTCGCaggctcagctgggcacagtgcaaGGTGCTATACATAAATGGTTTCACTGACCCCTGGAAGGATGCCCAGGCTGGGACACTCATTGTGAGTTGCAAAAAAGGAAAGGGGAGCCctgggagggaaggcagggatAAGGGCTCATGA